A genomic stretch from Oncorhynchus tshawytscha isolate Ot180627B linkage group LG07, Otsh_v2.0, whole genome shotgun sequence includes:
- the alas1 gene encoding 5-aminolevulinate synthase, nonspecific, mitochondrial isoform X2 codes for METIIRRCPFLSRVPQAFFQQARKSLVVYAQKCPVMMDLASKPLARSLCSSPASFQKADDTVTSAQTSAEKADGGTTTKLPQNHPLPKPPSGQASVASKCPFLAAEMGQNSSVVRQASLQLQEDVQEVRTVQKDVTPAQALASSSSSKSGGLTRTDLMKKLLNQRPTRVSHLLQENMPSFSNFRYDEFFERKIEEKKSDHTYRVFKTVNRRATDFPMGDDYTDSLSDRRDVSVWCSNDYLGMSRHPRVVNSITETLRKHGSGAGGTRNISGTSKFHVELEQELADLHRKDAALLFTSCFVANDSTLFTLAKMIPGCEIYSDAGNHASMIQGIRNSGAKKFVFRHNDPDHLRELLQKSDPSTPKIVAFETVHSMDGAVCPLDELCDVAHEFGAITFVDEVHAVGLYGARGGGIGDRDGIMHKMDIISGTLGKAYGCVGGYIASTAALVDTVRSYAAGFIFTTSLPPMLLAGARESIQTLKGEEGRALRRKHQRNVKLLRQMLMDSGLPVVHCPSHIIPVRVSDAEKNTEVCDVMMSRYNIYVQAINYPTVARGEELLRIAPTPHHTPQMMTHFVEKLVQTWKESGLPLKPHSSAECNFCRQPLHFELMTEREQSYFRGLSHPISAHAG; via the exons ATGGAGACTATAATTCGTCGCTGCCCGTTCCTGTCCCGTGTTCCCCAGGCCTTCTTCCAGCAGGCCCGGAAATCCCTGGTGGTCTATGCCCAGAAATGTCCTGTGATGATGGACCTCGCTTCCAAGCCTCTGGCCCGTTCCCTCTGTTCCTCACCGGCTAGCTTCCAGAAAGCGGATGACACGGTGACTTCAGCTCAGACATCAGCCGAGAAGG CTGATGGAGGCACCACCACCAAGCTGCCTCAGAACCACCCCCTTCCCAAGCCCCCCTCTGGCCAGGCCTCGGTGGCCTCCAAGTGCCCCTTCCTGGCGGCTGAGATGGGCCAGAACAGCAGTGTGGTGCGCCAGGCCAGCCTCCAGCTGCAGGAGGACGTGCAGGAGGTCCGCACCGTTCAGAAAG atGTGACCCCAGCCCAGGCTCTGGCCAGTAGTTCCTCCTCAAAGTCTGGAGGTCTTACCCGAACCGATCTGATGAAGAAGCTGCTGAATCAACGTCCAACCAGGGTGTCCCATTTACTGCAGGAGAACATGCCCAGCT TCTCTAACTTCCGCTACGATGAGTTCTTTGAGAGGAAGATTGAGGAGAAGAAGAGTGATCACACGTACCGTGTCTTTAAGACGGTTAACCGGCGAGCCACGGACTTCCCCATGGGTGACGACTACACCGATTCCCTTAGCGACAGGAGAGACGTGTCTGTGTGGTGCTCCAATGACTACCTGGGCATGAGCAGACACCCGCGGGTCGTCAACTCCATCAC GGAGACGTTGCGTAAGCACGGCAGTGGGGCTGGAGGAACCAGGAATATCTCTGGGACCAGTAAGTTCCATGTGGAGCTGGAACAGGAACTAGCAGACCTCCACAGGAAGGACGCTGCGCTACTCTTCACTTCCTGCTTCGTAGCCAATGACTCCACCCTGTTCACCCTGGCCAAGATGATACCAG GCTGTGAAATATATTCTGATGCAGGGAATCATGCCTCAATGATCCAGGGCATCAGGAACAGCGGAGCCAAGAAATTTGTATTCCGTCACAATGACCCCGACCACTTGAGAGAGCTGCTACAGAAGTCAGACCCGTCCACTCCAAAGATCGTAGCCTTCGAGACGGTCCACTCCATGGATG GTGCGGTTTGTCCTCTGGATGAGTTGTGTGATGTGGCCCATGAGTTTGGAGCCATCACGTTTGTAGACGAGGTGCATGCGGTGGGGCTGTACGGCGCTAGGGGAGGAGGTATCGGGGACCGAGACGGCATCATGCACAAGATGGACATCATCTCCGGAACACTGG GCAAGGCGTATGGCTGTGTTGGAGGCTACATCGCCAGTACCGCCGCCCTGGTGGACACGGTGCGTAGTTACGCTGCAGGCTTCATATTCACCACGTCTCTGCCTCCCATGCTGCTGGCGGGCGCCCGCGAGTCCATCCAGACCCTTAAAGGGGAGGAGGGCCGTGCCCTCCGGAGGAAACACCAGCGCAACGTCAAGCTGCTGAGACAGATGCTCATGGACTCTGGACTGCCCGTCGTCCACTGTCCCTCTCACATCATCCCTGTCAGG GTGTCTGACGCGGAGAAGAACACGGAGGTCTGTGACGTCATGATGAGTCGTTACAACATCTACGTCCAGGCCATCAACTATCCCACGGTCGCCAGGGGGGAGGAGCTTCTACGCATCGCCCCCACGCCACACCACACCCCCCAGATGATGACTCACTTCGTCG AGAAGCTGGTTCAGACGTGGAAGGAGTCCGGTCTACCTCTGAAGCCCCATTCTTCGGCAGAGTGTAACTTCTGCCGGCAGCCGCTGCACTTTGAGCTGATGACTGAGAGAGAACAGTCTTACTTCAGAGGCCTGAGCCACCCCATATCAGCTCACGCGGGTTGA
- the alas1 gene encoding 5-aminolevulinate synthase, nonspecific, mitochondrial isoform X1, which yields METIIRRCPFLSRVPQAFFQQARKSLVVYAQKCPVMMDLASKPLARSLCSSPASFQKADDTVTSAQTSAEKVADGGTTTKLPQNHPLPKPPSGQASVASKCPFLAAEMGQNSSVVRQASLQLQEDVQEVRTVQKDVTPAQALASSSSSKSGGLTRTDLMKKLLNQRPTRVSHLLQENMPSFSNFRYDEFFERKIEEKKSDHTYRVFKTVNRRATDFPMGDDYTDSLSDRRDVSVWCSNDYLGMSRHPRVVNSITETLRKHGSGAGGTRNISGTSKFHVELEQELADLHRKDAALLFTSCFVANDSTLFTLAKMIPGCEIYSDAGNHASMIQGIRNSGAKKFVFRHNDPDHLRELLQKSDPSTPKIVAFETVHSMDGAVCPLDELCDVAHEFGAITFVDEVHAVGLYGARGGGIGDRDGIMHKMDIISGTLGKAYGCVGGYIASTAALVDTVRSYAAGFIFTTSLPPMLLAGARESIQTLKGEEGRALRRKHQRNVKLLRQMLMDSGLPVVHCPSHIIPVRVSDAEKNTEVCDVMMSRYNIYVQAINYPTVARGEELLRIAPTPHHTPQMMTHFVEKLVQTWKESGLPLKPHSSAECNFCRQPLHFELMTEREQSYFRGLSHPISAHAG from the exons ATGGAGACTATAATTCGTCGCTGCCCGTTCCTGTCCCGTGTTCCCCAGGCCTTCTTCCAGCAGGCCCGGAAATCCCTGGTGGTCTATGCCCAGAAATGTCCTGTGATGATGGACCTCGCTTCCAAGCCTCTGGCCCGTTCCCTCTGTTCCTCACCGGCTAGCTTCCAGAAAGCGGATGACACGGTGACTTCAGCTCAGACATCAGCCGAGAAGG TAGCTGATGGAGGCACCACCACCAAGCTGCCTCAGAACCACCCCCTTCCCAAGCCCCCCTCTGGCCAGGCCTCGGTGGCCTCCAAGTGCCCCTTCCTGGCGGCTGAGATGGGCCAGAACAGCAGTGTGGTGCGCCAGGCCAGCCTCCAGCTGCAGGAGGACGTGCAGGAGGTCCGCACCGTTCAGAAAG atGTGACCCCAGCCCAGGCTCTGGCCAGTAGTTCCTCCTCAAAGTCTGGAGGTCTTACCCGAACCGATCTGATGAAGAAGCTGCTGAATCAACGTCCAACCAGGGTGTCCCATTTACTGCAGGAGAACATGCCCAGCT TCTCTAACTTCCGCTACGATGAGTTCTTTGAGAGGAAGATTGAGGAGAAGAAGAGTGATCACACGTACCGTGTCTTTAAGACGGTTAACCGGCGAGCCACGGACTTCCCCATGGGTGACGACTACACCGATTCCCTTAGCGACAGGAGAGACGTGTCTGTGTGGTGCTCCAATGACTACCTGGGCATGAGCAGACACCCGCGGGTCGTCAACTCCATCAC GGAGACGTTGCGTAAGCACGGCAGTGGGGCTGGAGGAACCAGGAATATCTCTGGGACCAGTAAGTTCCATGTGGAGCTGGAACAGGAACTAGCAGACCTCCACAGGAAGGACGCTGCGCTACTCTTCACTTCCTGCTTCGTAGCCAATGACTCCACCCTGTTCACCCTGGCCAAGATGATACCAG GCTGTGAAATATATTCTGATGCAGGGAATCATGCCTCAATGATCCAGGGCATCAGGAACAGCGGAGCCAAGAAATTTGTATTCCGTCACAATGACCCCGACCACTTGAGAGAGCTGCTACAGAAGTCAGACCCGTCCACTCCAAAGATCGTAGCCTTCGAGACGGTCCACTCCATGGATG GTGCGGTTTGTCCTCTGGATGAGTTGTGTGATGTGGCCCATGAGTTTGGAGCCATCACGTTTGTAGACGAGGTGCATGCGGTGGGGCTGTACGGCGCTAGGGGAGGAGGTATCGGGGACCGAGACGGCATCATGCACAAGATGGACATCATCTCCGGAACACTGG GCAAGGCGTATGGCTGTGTTGGAGGCTACATCGCCAGTACCGCCGCCCTGGTGGACACGGTGCGTAGTTACGCTGCAGGCTTCATATTCACCACGTCTCTGCCTCCCATGCTGCTGGCGGGCGCCCGCGAGTCCATCCAGACCCTTAAAGGGGAGGAGGGCCGTGCCCTCCGGAGGAAACACCAGCGCAACGTCAAGCTGCTGAGACAGATGCTCATGGACTCTGGACTGCCCGTCGTCCACTGTCCCTCTCACATCATCCCTGTCAGG GTGTCTGACGCGGAGAAGAACACGGAGGTCTGTGACGTCATGATGAGTCGTTACAACATCTACGTCCAGGCCATCAACTATCCCACGGTCGCCAGGGGGGAGGAGCTTCTACGCATCGCCCCCACGCCACACCACACCCCCCAGATGATGACTCACTTCGTCG AGAAGCTGGTTCAGACGTGGAAGGAGTCCGGTCTACCTCTGAAGCCCCATTCTTCGGCAGAGTGTAACTTCTGCCGGCAGCCGCTGCACTTTGAGCTGATGACTGAGAGAGAACAGTCTTACTTCAGAGGCCTGAGCCACCCCATATCAGCTCACGCGGGTTGA